A segment of the Agarivorans albus genome:
ACTGGGATTTTCAGATGTTATCAGTTTGTATCTTGGTGGTCGAGTGCTTAATTATTCGCCCAATAAACCAAAGATGCAAAAAAGTTATTGACCTATGCTAAGTCTCGAGCAATATAAAAAAGAACGAATATCTATTACTTTCCGTCAATAGGCCAAGTTGGTGGACACAATGGTAAAAAGAAAAATATGAGCAAATCTCTGGTAATTGTAGAGTCACCAGCTAAAGCAAAAACGATTAACAAGTACTTGGGTCGCCAATATGTGGTGAAATCAAGTGTCGGTCATATTCGTGATCTGCCTAGCAGTGGAAGTGCAACCAATAAAAAGAAAGCTGCGCCTGTTTCAACCAAAGGATTAAGCGCAGAAGAAAAAGCCAAAATAAAAAAGGCTAAAGACAAAAAAGCGCTAGTAGCTCGAATGGGTGTGGATCCCGAGAAAGATTGGAAAGCCAATTACCAAATTCTGCCTGGCAAAGAGAAAGTAGTAAACGAGCTTAAAACGCTTGCCGAAAATGCTGACACTATCTATCTCGCAACCGATTTGGACCGCGAAGGAGAGGCCATTGCTTGGCACTTAAAAGAAATTATTGGCGGCGATGACAGTCGTTTTAAGCGAGTAGTATTTAACGAGATTACTAAGTCAGCAATTAAAGACGCGTTCTCGCAGCCAAGCGAATTAAACATGGCGCGAGTGAATGCCCAGCAAGCCCGTCGATTCTTAGACCGAGTTGTGGGTTACATGGTATCGCCACTGCTTTGGAAAAAAATTGCTCGTGGATTGTCTGCTGGACGAGTTCAATCGGTAGCGGTTCGTCTGGTCGTAGAAAAAGAGCGTGAAATTAAAGCCTTTGTACCAGAAGAGTACTGGGATATTCATGCTGATCTAGCCACACAATTAGGCGAAGGCTTTCGCTTAGAAGTTGCTAAAGAAAACGGTCAGGCCTTTAAACCGGTTAATAAACAACAATCAGAAGCGGCAGTTGCGACTTTAAAAAGCGCCGATTATCAAGTTGTCAAACGTGAAGATAAACCGACACGCTCAAAGCCAAAAGCACCTTATATTACCTCTACGTTGCAGCAAGCAGCTAGCACCCGTTTAAGTTTTGGCGTTAAACGCACCATGATGTTAGCTCAAAGGCTCTATGAAGCAGGCTACATCACCTATATGCGTACTGACTCAACAAACTTGAGTAACGACGCTGTAGAGGCTGCTAGAGGCTATATTGGCGATAATTTTGGTGATAAGTATCTACCAGACAACCCTTTACGTTATTCAAGTAAGGAAGGTGCTCAAGAAGCGCACGAAGCAATTCGACCTTCAGACGTGAATGTAACCAGTACTCAATTGGCTGGTGTAGATGCTGATGCTGCTAGGTTATACGATTTAATTTGGCGTCAATTTGTAGCCTGTCAAATGACTGATGCTCAATACGATGCTACCACCGTTACAGTGAGTGCAGCTCAATTCGAATTACGTGCTAAAGGTAAGATTTTGCGCTTCGATGGTTGGACAAAGGTTCAGCCAGTAGGCAAGGCCAGTAAAGCCGATGATGGTGTGTTACCAGCGGTGAGCCAAGGTGACAAACTCAACTTGGTTGAGCTTGATCCTAAGCAACACTTTACCAAGCCACCAGCGCGTTTCAACGAAGCATCATTAGTTAGAGAGCTAGAGAAGCGCGGTATTGGTCGCCCGTCTACCTATGCGTCAATTATTTCAACCATTCAAGATCGTGGATATGTACGCACCGAAGGTCGTCGTTTTTACGCTGAAAAAATGGGTGAGATTGTTGCTGAACGCTTAACTGAAAGCTTCCAAGATTTAATGAATTACGACTTCACCGCAGAGATGGAAGAACGTCTTGATGAAGTTGCTGATGGCAGTATTGAGTGGAAACAAACACTTAACGAGTTCTATAAAAACTTTAAGAAGCAACTAACCGTTGCCGACGATGACGAAAAGGGGATGCGTAGCAATACTCCTGTTCTGACTAACATCGAGTGTCCTGATTGTGGTCGTCCTATGGGCATCCGCACCGCCAGCACCGGTGTATTCTTAGGTTGTTCTGGTTATGCATTGCCACCAAAAGAGCGTTGTAAGTGCACTATCAACCTTATTCCTGGTGAGGAAGCGGTTGCCGCTGATGCAGAAGAGCAAGAAACAGAGGCTCTGCGAGCTAAAGAGCGTTGCCCAGTTTGTGGTACTGCCATGGACAGTTACCTTATTGATGAGACCCGTAAGCTACACGTGTGTGGTAACAACCCAGATTGTGAAGGTTATGTGGTTGAGCAAGGTAGCTTTAAGATTAAAGGCTACGACGGGCCTATCGTTGAGTGTGAAAAATGTGGCAGCGACATGCAGTTACGCACTGGACGATTTGGCAAGTACATGGCTTGTACAGGTGAAGATTGTAGCAATACCCGTAAGATTTTGAAAAACGGTGAAGTGGCTCCACCACGTGAAGATCCCGTTCATTTGCCTGAACTACCCTGTGTAAATAGTGATGCCTACTTTGTATTACGCGATGGCGCATCCGGTATCTTTATGGCCGCAAGTAACTTCCCACGCTCACGAGAGACACGTGCGCCATTAGTGGAAGAATTGAAGCGCTTTAGAGATAGATTGCCAGAGAAGTTTTACTATTTAGCTGATGGACCAACAGAAGATCCAGATGGGGTTAAATCTTTGGTTCGATACAGCCGTAAGACTAAAGAGCAATACTTAAGCACTGAAGTCGACGGTAAACCTACTGGTTGGAGAGCGTACTTTAGCGATGGTAAATGGACCATTGAAGATAAGCGCAAAAAGCCTAAAGCCAAGAAAAAGGCGTAAGTAGATAGAACCAAAAAAAGGAAGCGAAAGCTTCCTTTTTTATTGGCTATTTTTCGATGATTAGCTGTTTAATTGCAACTGAGCCAGCTTTTTGTCCATGGTGGCTTTTAGTAGCTTATACAGCAAAATAGCGGCATCAATTTCTTCTTTACGGTTGGTAAGGCTTTCTATGTTTAGCCCTAAGGGGATCCCAAGCGGTAAAACGGCTTCTAGTATCTGCACTAAGTTGTTGT
Coding sequences within it:
- the topA gene encoding type I DNA topoisomerase, producing MSKSLVIVESPAKAKTINKYLGRQYVVKSSVGHIRDLPSSGSATNKKKAAPVSTKGLSAEEKAKIKKAKDKKALVARMGVDPEKDWKANYQILPGKEKVVNELKTLAENADTIYLATDLDREGEAIAWHLKEIIGGDDSRFKRVVFNEITKSAIKDAFSQPSELNMARVNAQQARRFLDRVVGYMVSPLLWKKIARGLSAGRVQSVAVRLVVEKEREIKAFVPEEYWDIHADLATQLGEGFRLEVAKENGQAFKPVNKQQSEAAVATLKSADYQVVKREDKPTRSKPKAPYITSTLQQAASTRLSFGVKRTMMLAQRLYEAGYITYMRTDSTNLSNDAVEAARGYIGDNFGDKYLPDNPLRYSSKEGAQEAHEAIRPSDVNVTSTQLAGVDADAARLYDLIWRQFVACQMTDAQYDATTVTVSAAQFELRAKGKILRFDGWTKVQPVGKASKADDGVLPAVSQGDKLNLVELDPKQHFTKPPARFNEASLVRELEKRGIGRPSTYASIISTIQDRGYVRTEGRRFYAEKMGEIVAERLTESFQDLMNYDFTAEMEERLDEVADGSIEWKQTLNEFYKNFKKQLTVADDDEKGMRSNTPVLTNIECPDCGRPMGIRTASTGVFLGCSGYALPPKERCKCTINLIPGEEAVAADAEEQETEALRAKERCPVCGTAMDSYLIDETRKLHVCGNNPDCEGYVVEQGSFKIKGYDGPIVECEKCGSDMQLRTGRFGKYMACTGEDCSNTRKILKNGEVAPPREDPVHLPELPCVNSDAYFVLRDGASGIFMAASNFPRSRETRAPLVEELKRFRDRLPEKFYYLADGPTEDPDGVKSLVRYSRKTKEQYLSTEVDGKPTGWRAYFSDGKWTIEDKRKKPKAKKKA